A section of the Ovis canadensis isolate MfBH-ARS-UI-01 breed Bighorn chromosome 1, ARS-UI_OviCan_v2, whole genome shotgun sequence genome encodes:
- the CDCA8 gene encoding borealin has translation MAPSRKGGSRVAKTNVLRNRKLASFLKDFDREVQMRSKQIQSDRQNLLKELDNLYNIEILRLPKALREMNWLEYFALGGNKRALEEAATADLDITEINKLTAEATRTPLKLAKTRKVMQVDEMIMEEEEEENINKNPQTARAKRCPPSKKRTQSIQGKGKNKRSSHYATVTPAVGRLELSLVKPTPGLTPRFDSRIFKTPGLRTPAARERIYNVSVNGSPLADSKEIFLTVPVGGGESMRLLASDLQRIDIAQLDPEALGNIKKLSSRLAQICGTIRTQK, from the exons ATGGCTCCGTCTAGGAAGGGCGGCAGTCGGGTGGCTAAGACCAATGTGCTGCGGAACCGAAAGCTCGCCTCCTTTCTTAAGGACTTCGACCGTGAAG TGCAAATGCGATCCAAGCAAATTCAGTCAGACAGGCAGAACctcctcaaagagttggataaccTGTACAACATTGAGATCCTGCGACTCCCCAAGGCGCTGCGCGAAATGAACTGGCTCGAATACTTCG CCCTTGGAGGAAACAAGCGGGCCCTGGAAGAAGCAGCAACA GCTGACTTGGATatcacagaaataaacaaattaacaGCAGAAGCTACTCGGACACCCCTGAAACTTGCCAAAA CACGGAAGGTAATGCAAGTGGATGAGATGATaatggaagaagaagaggaagaaaatatcaataagaaTCCTCAAACTGCAAGA GCTAAAAGGTGTCCTCCATCCAAGAAGAGAACCCAGTCCATACAAgggaaaggcaaaaataaaag GTCAAGCCATTATGCCACCGTTACCCCAGCTGTGGGCCGACTGGAGTTGTCTCTGGTGAAACCAACTCCGGGCCTGACACCCAGGTTTGACTCAAG GATCTTCAAGACCCCGGGCCTGCGTACTCCAGCGGCCAGAGAGCGGATTTACAATGTCTCTGTGAACGGCAGCCCTCTCGCCGACAGCAAAGAGATATTCCTCACTGTGCCAGTGGGAGGCGGAGAG agCATGCGGTTATTGGCCAGTGACTTGCAGAGGATCGATATTGCCCAGCTGGATCCAGAGGCCCTGGGAAACATTAAGAAGCTCTCC AGCCGTCTTGCTCAAATCTGTGGCACCATACGAACTCAAAAATGA
- the AIRIM gene encoding AFG2-interacting ribosome maturation factor isoform X2, with protein MTEDQPLLAVQEALRKCFPVVDEQQGLWQSALRDCPPLLASLSNLAEQLQATQNLRFEDVPSLRAFPDLKERLRRKQLAAGDTILDKLGERLATLLKVRDVVSSHVERVLQIYEQHADAIGLDAVLQASAASPSVAEMLEWLQDIERHYRNSYLKRKYLLSSIQWEDLANIQALPRAWDRISEDEHPDLVRDVMLNVSFFLEE; from the exons ATGACTGAAGATCAGCCTTTGCTTGCCGTGCAGGAGGCCCTGAGGAAGTGCTTTCCCGTGGTGGACGAGCAGCAGGGCCTGTGGCAGAGTGCTCTGAGAGACTGCCCGCCCCTCCTGGCCTCCCTCAGCAACCTGGCAGAGCAGCTGCAAGCCACACAGAACCTGCGATTTGAGGATGTGCCCTCACTTCGGGCCTTCCCAGACCTAAAGGAGCGGCTGAGGCGCAAGCAGCTGGCGGCTGGTGACACTATCCTGGACAAGCTAGGAGAGAGGCT AGCCACCCTCCTCAAGGTGCGTGATGTGGTCAGCAGCCACGTGGAGCGCGTGCTTCAGATCTATGAGCAGCACGCAGACGCGATCGGCCTCGATGCTGTCCTGCAGGCTTCAGCTGCGAGCCCCTCTGTGGCTGAAATGTTGGAGTGGTTGCAGGACATTGAGAGACATTATCGGAATTC GTACCTAAAGAGGAAGTACCTCCTGTCGTCAATCCAATGGGAAGACTTGGCAAACATCCAAGCTTTGCCCAGAGCCTGGGACCGAATCTCAGAAGATGAACACCCGGACCTTGTACGAG ATGTCATGTTGaatgtttccttctttctggaagaATGA
- the AIRIM gene encoding AFG2-interacting ribosome maturation factor isoform X1: MTEDQPLLAVQEALRKCFPVVDEQQGLWQSALRDCPPLLASLSNLAEQLQATQNLRFEDVPSLRAFPDLKERLRRKQLAAGDTILDKLGERLATLLKVRDVVSSHVERVLQIYEQHADAIGLDAVLQASAASPSVAEMLEWLQDIERHYRNSYLKRKYLLSSIQWEDLANIQALPRAWDRISEDEHPDLVRGAGFHAVVRVCSPPLCV, translated from the exons ATGACTGAAGATCAGCCTTTGCTTGCCGTGCAGGAGGCCCTGAGGAAGTGCTTTCCCGTGGTGGACGAGCAGCAGGGCCTGTGGCAGAGTGCTCTGAGAGACTGCCCGCCCCTCCTGGCCTCCCTCAGCAACCTGGCAGAGCAGCTGCAAGCCACACAGAACCTGCGATTTGAGGATGTGCCCTCACTTCGGGCCTTCCCAGACCTAAAGGAGCGGCTGAGGCGCAAGCAGCTGGCGGCTGGTGACACTATCCTGGACAAGCTAGGAGAGAGGCT AGCCACCCTCCTCAAGGTGCGTGATGTGGTCAGCAGCCACGTGGAGCGCGTGCTTCAGATCTATGAGCAGCACGCAGACGCGATCGGCCTCGATGCTGTCCTGCAGGCTTCAGCTGCGAGCCCCTCTGTGGCTGAAATGTTGGAGTGGTTGCAGGACATTGAGAGACATTATCGGAATTC GTACCTAAAGAGGAAGTACCTCCTGTCGTCAATCCAATGGGAAGACTTGGCAAACATCCAAGCTTTGCCCAGAGCCTGGGACCGAATCTCAGAAGATGAACACCCGGACCTTGTACGAGGTGCTGGTTTTCATGCAGTCGTTCGTGTCTGCTCCCCTCCTTTGTGTGTCTAG